Genomic segment of Oscarella lobularis chromosome 13, ooOscLobu1.1, whole genome shotgun sequence:
AAACGCTTTTGTTCCTTCTCACATATCGATATTTGCACGTGCAGAGCACCTCCAGAAATCGTATGGGCTCAAAGAGTCGACGTTCTATTGGTTACGATACGTCTAACGGACATTCGTGAGCACACGATCGATGTTACGGATACCGGAATCGTTTTCGTGTGCGTTTTCCCAAGAAAAAGGAGCGTGAACAAACTGAAAAGTGTTGTTTAGAGGCAAAGGAGGCACAGGAGGTGACGTTCATAGTTttcaattcgattttttcaaggAAGTCAATCCTCACGTAAACAATATGAACACGtgataaaaaaattgtttctaCGTGTACACTAGGAATCGAAGCAGAAACTGACATCACGAGAATTGTTTttgaagctgaagaaaaaggagccTGGACCATATTGGAAAAGTTTAGCCAAAGAAGGAAGAGTGAGTGGGTGTACCCCCTATTCCATGATATCTATACTGATACGTGtgtatctatctatctatctatctatctattgTAGCTGCATTATGTTCGAACTGACTTTAACAAATGgaaagatgaagatgattCTGATGATGGAGAAGAGGAACCAGAACTTGATAGCGTATGgcagatttttttcttttgaataaTCATCACAAACTACATTGTTTCATTTTAGCTAATGCAACAGATGGGTAATTTGGGAAGTGGAGATCCAGATatggtaaattaattaattaaattgttATTTGGAAATATAATCTTCCCTAGGGGGATTTGCCAACGGATTCGGATGATAGTGACGATGAAGCACTTCCCGATTTGGAAGAGCCTAATACAGAAGACTAGACTACTAGACGACTATTAAGAGGTACTACGACAACATTCATGACGTAGTTAGTTCTTTCGGCGGTTGTACTGTATTTGTTTTTGTCGTGTGTCGGTGGTATATCCGGGGACGCTTGGTGGTGGTGGTAACGCACGTCTCTTTGCAAATTCGAAACCAACGATCTCGTTTCTCGGCGCGCAAATGTCGTCTAACATAAACGAGCTCGAATTGTGGAGTCGAGAAGAAGTTAAACGAGCGATGGATGCATtaaaagaagagcgaaatCGTTGCTTGGAAGCGGCGAGCTCTCTAACCGTTCATTGGCGCGAAAAAGGAAGGTCGATCGAAGGCGAGACGATCACTATTCCGTTCTAATAGACTcgcgaatcgttttcgtttcgatagAAAGTGTTTTGGTTCTGAAAGAGCttcaagaagaaggaaaatcggCAGTGGAGAGCAAAAAAGAAGGTAGAGTCAGAGTCAGTGTATTCTCATACATATAGACATAGTAATGCACAGTAGTACTGCAAGACACCCACCCCAATGGCccatacatacatacatacatacatacatacatacatacatacatacatacatacatacatacatacatacatacatacatacatacatacatacatagggtatgttatttttttaaaatgacGATGTGCCTGTGAATTTTCGTATCTGTTCAAACGTAAGCCAAAAGGTCAATGACCACGGTGCCATGCGTATATAAATGGGTAAAAATCCCTTCCAC
This window contains:
- the LOC136194819 gene encoding prostaglandin E synthase 3-like, encoding MATRAPPEIVWAQRVDVLLVTIRLTDIREHTIDVTDTGIVFVGKGGTGGDVHSFQFDFFKEVNPHESKQKLTSRELFLKLKKKEPGPYWKSLAKEGRLHYVRTDFNKWKDEDDSDDGEEEPELDSLMQQMGNLGSGDPDMGDLPTDSDDSDDEALPDLEEPNTED